In Wolinella succinogenes DSM 1740, a single genomic region encodes these proteins:
- a CDS encoding DMT family transporter: protein MESRAAVGVLFGASILWGLSWMPLKYLYSLGIGGLTLGVGAYGILTLLFGASLYGARPFLSSWVKPLLCVAFLGGGANLAFSYALIHGEVIRVMALFYLLPLWGVLGGKIFLGERVDGWRILGAFLALVGAFWVVGGTKVFEGEFSFIDLIALLSGVLFAGNNIAFRGLEVVSLRAKLGAMFGGCFALSFFLLLLGVEPFPYEIPWESWGFLALYALFWLLLANLGSQWGVTQMEAGRSSIIIITELIVATLSAAIWLGERLQSWELIGGICIVTSALMEAFRSQETPKKGENR from the coding sequence ATGGAATCAAGAGCGGCTGTGGGTGTGCTTTTTGGGGCTTCGATTCTTTGGGGGCTCTCTTGGATGCCTCTTAAGTATCTCTATTCGCTAGGGATTGGCGGATTGACTCTTGGGGTGGGGGCTTATGGAATTTTGACTCTGCTCTTTGGCGCAAGCCTCTATGGCGCGCGACCCTTTTTGAGCTCTTGGGTGAAGCCTCTCCTTTGTGTGGCGTTTCTTGGAGGGGGCGCAAATCTCGCCTTCTCTTACGCGCTCATTCATGGCGAGGTGATTCGCGTGATGGCGCTCTTTTATCTCTTGCCCTTGTGGGGCGTGCTAGGGGGGAAGATATTCCTTGGCGAGCGCGTGGATGGATGGAGAATCTTGGGTGCCTTTTTGGCGCTTGTAGGGGCGTTTTGGGTGGTGGGAGGCACCAAAGTGTTTGAGGGGGAATTCTCCTTTATTGACCTTATTGCTCTCCTCTCTGGCGTTCTATTTGCGGGGAACAATATCGCCTTTAGAGGATTAGAGGTGGTGAGTCTTAGGGCAAAGCTTGGGGCGATGTTTGGTGGATGTTTTGCGCTTTCGTTCTTTTTGCTGCTCCTTGGAGTGGAGCCATTTCCTTATGAGATTCCTTGGGAATCGTGGGGATTTTTGGCGCTTTATGCGCTCTTTTGGCTTCTGCTTGCCAATCTTGGCTCGCAGTGGGGCGTGACTCAGATGGAGGCGGGGCGCTCTTCAATCATCATCATTACAGAGCTTATTGTGGCGACCCTCTCCGCAGCGATTTGGCTAGGGGAGCGACTCCAGTCATGGGAGCTAATTGGAGGAATTTGCATTGTGACAAGCGCTTTGATGGAAGCGTTTAGGAGCCAAGAAACGCCAAAAAAAGGAGAAAATCGATGA
- a CDS encoding urea amidolyase associated protein UAAP1, with protein MNTIDPSRILLQEILPGGARWSKIIHRGSKIRLITPEGKGSLSALFYNADNTAERYNSADTMKIQWNAFLGKGKVLFSEQGRILFSITEDTTGGMFDALCGMSHPKLLEERFGKGDFEALRNGYYKSDRENFLVELGKYGMGKRDIMPCLNLFRQVEVKEGSRLSLSPKLPSAGSYIELRAEMNILLVLSNTPHVLDEGRYAPSPIELLIYKAEPLGEDDYCLNSGPEARRGFENNARYFA; from the coding sequence ATGAATACGATTGATCCATCTAGGATTCTTTTGCAAGAGATTCTCCCCGGGGGGGCGAGATGGTCTAAGATTATCCATCGGGGGAGCAAGATTCGTCTGATTACGCCTGAGGGCAAAGGTTCGCTCTCAGCGCTTTTTTACAATGCGGACAACACCGCTGAGCGCTACAACTCAGCGGACACGATGAAAATCCAATGGAATGCCTTCCTTGGCAAGGGCAAGGTGCTCTTTTCAGAGCAGGGAAGAATCCTCTTCTCCATCACCGAGGATACAACGGGAGGGATGTTTGATGCGCTTTGTGGCATGAGCCACCCCAAGCTTTTAGAGGAGCGCTTTGGGAAGGGCGATTTTGAGGCGCTTCGCAATGGCTATTACAAGAGCGATCGAGAAAATTTCCTCGTGGAGCTCGGTAAATACGGCATGGGCAAGCGCGATATCATGCCCTGCCTCAATCTCTTTCGCCAAGTGGAGGTCAAAGAGGGGAGCCGTCTCTCTCTATCTCCCAAGCTCCCAAGTGCGGGAAGTTATATTGAGCTGAGGGCGGAGATGAATATCCTTTTAGTGCTCTCTAATACCCCTCACGTGCTTGATGAGGGGCGCTATGCTCCGAGTCCTATTGAACTTTTGATCTACAAGGCGGAGCCTTTGGGTGAAGATGATTATTGCCTCAACAGTGGCCCTGAAGCTAGGCGAGGTTTTGAAAACAATGCACGATATTTTGCCTAG
- the atzF gene encoding allophanate hydrolase, which translates to MRIKSLLQAYKEGRTTPREVMREVRERIRAHEENPLFIHLLSEAELEPYLSALERSEAKNLPLFGIPFAIKDNIDLAGIPTTAACPKYAYVPERSAFVVQRLIEAGAIPVGKSNLDQFATGLVGTRSPYGACRNSIDPEYISGGSSSGSAVSVALEMVSFSLGTDTAGSGRVPAALNAILGLKPTKGWLSTLGVVPACRSLDCVSIFAKEGEEVRMILEVAGVYDESDPYAREERSVAPLALNPKIAVPLKAQREFLGDSEYERLFEEAIERFRALGARVEEVDISPLILAAKLLYEGPWVSERYVAIQEFLENQPEALLEVTRGIIQGGASKSAADYFKAEYRLMECKREAQKRLQGFDFSLLPTIPRPYTIKEVEADPVRLNSHLGHYTNFMNLLDLAAYAIPAGFRQDGIPFGITLFSEPFSESRLIEAGEYFLKGVR; encoded by the coding sequence ATGAGGATCAAATCACTGCTTCAAGCTTACAAAGAGGGGCGAACAACCCCCAGGGAGGTGATGAGAGAGGTGCGGGAGCGCATTAGAGCGCATGAGGAGAATCCTCTCTTTATCCATCTTTTGAGCGAGGCGGAGCTAGAGCCCTATTTGAGCGCTCTAGAGCGGAGTGAAGCAAAGAATCTCCCGCTTTTTGGGATTCCTTTTGCCATCAAGGATAACATCGATTTAGCGGGGATTCCCACTACAGCCGCTTGTCCTAAATATGCCTATGTGCCAGAGCGCTCCGCTTTTGTCGTGCAGAGGCTCATTGAAGCGGGGGCGATTCCTGTGGGTAAAAGCAATCTTGATCAATTCGCCACGGGTCTTGTGGGGACGCGTTCTCCTTATGGAGCGTGCCGCAATAGCATCGACCCAGAGTATATTTCAGGGGGCTCTAGCTCAGGAAGTGCAGTGAGTGTGGCGCTAGAGATGGTGAGTTTTTCGCTTGGGACGGATACGGCGGGCTCAGGTCGAGTGCCTGCTGCGCTCAATGCGATCTTGGGCTTGAAGCCCACCAAGGGTTGGCTTAGCACCCTAGGAGTAGTCCCCGCTTGTCGAAGTCTGGATTGCGTCTCTATTTTTGCCAAAGAGGGCGAAGAGGTGAGAATGATTCTTGAGGTGGCGGGGGTTTATGATGAGAGCGATCCTTATGCTAGAGAAGAGCGCTCTGTCGCTCCGCTTGCCCTAAATCCCAAAATCGCCGTGCCGCTTAAGGCTCAGAGAGAGTTTTTGGGTGATAGCGAGTATGAGCGCCTCTTTGAAGAGGCGATTGAGCGCTTTAGGGCGCTTGGGGCGAGGGTGGAGGAGGTGGATATCTCGCCTTTGATTTTGGCGGCAAAACTCCTTTATGAGGGGCCTTGGGTGAGTGAGCGCTATGTGGCGATCCAAGAGTTTTTAGAGAATCAACCTGAGGCGCTTTTGGAGGTGACTAGAGGAATCATCCAAGGCGGAGCCTCTAAGAGTGCAGCGGACTACTTCAAGGCAGAGTATCGCCTCATGGAGTGCAAGCGTGAAGCCCAAAAGAGGCTTCAAGGGTTTGATTTTTCTCTATTGCCCACGATTCCTCGACCCTACACGATCAAAGAGGTGGAAGCCGATCCGGTGCGACTTAATAGCCATTTAGGGCACTACACTAATTTTATGAATCTGCTCGATTTGGCGGCCTATGCGATTCCTGCGGGGTTTCGTCAAGATGGGATTCCTTTTGGAATCACGCTCTTTAGCGAGCCCTTTAGTGAGTCAAGACTGATAGAGGCAGGTGAATATTTTTTGAAAGGAGTGAGATGA
- a CDS encoding ABC transporter permease, protein MKRLMNQKPSRAAAIFWGLLPFLLLTLFYFVASEARLAENPNDKLLPSAGSFASAMDRMAFTPSPRTGEILFVVDTAASLERLGLGVIISVLLGLLIGVPLGLIPYLRAGLSPFVAAFSMVPPMAILPILFIIFGMGELSKVALIVIGVTPLIARDMQQRVQELPLEQLIKAQTLGGSTWNIALRVVLPQVFPRLLDAVRLTLGTAWIFLISAEAIASSEGLGYRIFLVRRYLSMDVILPYVVWITLLAFALDFSIKRLTYALFPWYKAGREES, encoded by the coding sequence ATGAAGAGGCTGATGAACCAAAAGCCCTCTAGGGCGGCGGCGATCTTTTGGGGGTTACTCCCCTTTTTATTGCTCACTCTCTTTTATTTTGTTGCCTCCGAGGCTCGGTTGGCAGAGAATCCTAACGACAAGCTGCTCCCCTCTGCGGGCAGCTTTGCCTCTGCGATGGATCGCATGGCATTCACGCCAAGCCCACGCACAGGAGAGATTCTTTTTGTGGTGGACACGGCTGCTTCGCTAGAGCGTCTAGGGCTTGGGGTGATCATCAGTGTGCTTTTGGGGCTGCTCATTGGGGTTCCTTTGGGGCTCATCCCCTATCTTAGAGCGGGCCTCTCCCCTTTTGTGGCGGCTTTTTCGATGGTGCCGCCGATGGCCATATTGCCGATTCTCTTTATTATTTTTGGCATGGGCGAGCTCTCAAAGGTGGCGCTCATTGTCATTGGAGTGACACCGCTTATTGCGAGAGATATGCAGCAAAGAGTCCAAGAGCTTCCCCTAGAACAGCTCATCAAAGCCCAAACACTAGGGGGTTCGACTTGGAATATCGCCCTTAGGGTGGTTTTGCCTCAAGTCTTCCCTAGGCTCTTGGATGCGGTACGCTTGACGCTGGGGACGGCGTGGATATTCCTTATCTCAGCCGAAGCGATCGCCTCATCAGAGGGACTTGGCTATCGGATATTTTTGGTGCGGCGCTATCTTTCGATGGATGTGATTTTGCCCTATGTGGTGTGGATCACGCTTTTGGCTTTTGCGCTAGATTTTTCTATCAAACGGCTCACCTACGCACTTTTTCCTTGGTATAAAGCGGGAAGGGAGGAATCGTGA
- a CDS encoding ArsR/SmtB family transcription factor — MGEDRCDCNTVHFGIVAEVRRKMPLEEQLYDLAELFKVFGDTTRVKILSALFESELCVCDIADLLGMTQSAISHQLRVLRQARLVKPRKEGKVVFYSLDDEHIKNIFDQGMEHILERQGGEYGEA, encoded by the coding sequence ATGGGCGAAGATCGTTGCGATTGCAACACGGTGCACTTTGGGATTGTCGCAGAGGTGAGGCGAAAAATGCCTCTAGAAGAGCAGCTCTATGATTTGGCGGAGCTTTTTAAGGTGTTTGGCGACACCACAAGAGTGAAGATTCTCTCAGCACTCTTTGAATCGGAGCTATGCGTTTGCGACATCGCCGATCTGCTTGGCATGACTCAGTCGGCCATCTCTCACCAACTCCGTGTCCTCCGACAAGCTAGGCTTGTCAAACCCCGCAAAGAAGGCAAAGTCGTCTTCTATTCTCTAGATGATGAACACATCAAAAATATCTTTGACCAAGGCATGGAGCACATTTTGGAGCGACAAGGGGGCGAATATGGAGAAGCTTGA
- the uca gene encoding urea carboxylase, producing the protein MFQKVLIANRGEIACRIIRTLQHLQIASVAIYTDADADSLHVDLADEAYCIGESLVSESYLQGAKILEIAKRSGAEAIHPGYGFLSENAAFARACEREGIVFIGPRPEQMESFGLKHTARELAIQSGVPLLPGSGLLSDLLEAKSEAKRIGYPVMLKSTAGGGGIGMQLCSNEQELEESFLTVKRLSENHFANSGVFLEKYVSTAHHIEVQVFGDRKGKVTILGDRDCSLQRRNQKVVEETPAPHLSQECRESLYACAKKLMESVSYLSAGTVEFIYDPLEQKFYFLEVNTRLQVEHGITEEVSGVDLVEWMVHQAYGLDPSSPITPQGHAIEVRLYAEDPAKNFQPSSGLLSEVRFPKGVRCDTFVRTGVEVSPYYDPMIAKLIVKGESREEAIEKLSQALQETKVEGIVTNLDYLLGVTQSETFLKGAQSTRFLNDFVVEGRGIDILSPGAQTSVQDYPGREGYWDVGVPPSGAFDSLSFRYANALVGNHLEAAGLEMVMSGPTLRFNQEAIIALCGAEIQAELEGQIVPMNKAMLIPKGATLKLKKIQGAGLRAYLAIRGGIDVPLYLGSRSTFTLGRFGGHAGRNLVAGDRLKVASMMQGEARFEVCAPMRPWGELWEIGVLYGPHGAPDFFTNKDIERFFEAEWEVHFNSNRTGVRLIGPKPDWARRDGGEAGLHPSNIHDNAYAIGAVDFTGDMPVILGPDGPSLGGFVCPVSVVSAEWWKIGQLKAGDRVRFIPIAHEDALAMLDAQEEAIQNLAPYDERPFLRALAPTTPRLYEEEGEGELPALVVRQSGDAYLLVEYGEMTLDIARRFRVHLLMEALQKSQIQGIIDITPGIRSLQIHFNPKICDRGELIERLKRIERNLPSADEMEVPSRTLYLPLSWDDPATKAAIEKYMTTVRPDAPWCPSNIEFIRRINGLSSIEEVKRIVFEASYLVMGLGDVYLGAPVATPLDPRHRLITTKYNPARTWTPENAVGIGGAYMCVYGMEGPGGYQFVGRTVQMWNRYPKEGDFVEGKPWLLRFFDQIRFYEVSAEELLRLREEFPRGRVKLRVEEGSFSLRAYQAFLCEHQSSIEAFKRTQQSAFEEERLMWERTGLANFNAQGEALESESQESLDLPQGVVQVESPLQGNLWKILVQEGERVSEGQVVMISESMKMEIPIEASESGTVVKVLVKEGENLHAGKGLLLLEVENSKA; encoded by the coding sequence ATGTTTCAAAAGGTTTTGATTGCCAATCGTGGCGAGATTGCCTGCCGCATCATACGCACACTTCAACACCTCCAAATCGCTTCTGTGGCGATCTATACGGACGCTGATGCCGATTCTTTGCATGTGGATTTGGCGGATGAGGCCTATTGTATTGGAGAATCTCTTGTGAGTGAGAGTTATCTTCAAGGGGCAAAAATCTTAGAGATTGCCAAGCGAAGCGGAGCGGAAGCGATTCATCCCGGATATGGATTTTTGAGTGAAAATGCCGCCTTTGCCAGAGCTTGCGAGAGAGAGGGAATCGTCTTTATCGGACCTAGACCCGAACAGATGGAATCCTTTGGGCTCAAACACACCGCCAGAGAGCTGGCGATTCAAAGCGGAGTGCCACTGCTTCCGGGGTCGGGGCTTTTGAGTGATCTCTTGGAGGCCAAGAGTGAAGCCAAGCGTATCGGTTACCCTGTGATGCTCAAAAGTACTGCTGGGGGCGGAGGCATCGGAATGCAGCTCTGCTCCAATGAGCAAGAGCTAGAAGAATCGTTCCTCACGGTGAAGCGGTTGAGCGAGAATCACTTCGCCAATAGCGGAGTTTTTTTGGAAAAATATGTGAGCACGGCACACCATATTGAGGTGCAGGTTTTTGGAGATAGGAAGGGAAAAGTGACGATTCTAGGGGATCGGGACTGTTCGCTTCAGCGCCGAAACCAAAAAGTGGTCGAGGAGACTCCTGCGCCTCACCTAAGCCAAGAGTGCCGAGAATCGCTCTATGCGTGCGCCAAGAAGCTCATGGAGAGTGTCTCTTATCTCTCGGCGGGCACGGTAGAGTTCATCTACGATCCTCTAGAACAAAAGTTCTACTTTTTGGAGGTGAACACTCGATTGCAGGTGGAGCATGGAATCACCGAAGAGGTGAGTGGGGTGGATTTGGTGGAGTGGATGGTGCATCAAGCCTATGGACTAGACCCCTCTAGTCCAATCACTCCCCAAGGTCACGCAATCGAGGTGCGCCTTTATGCCGAAGACCCCGCGAAAAACTTCCAGCCAAGCTCAGGGCTTTTAAGTGAAGTTCGATTCCCCAAAGGGGTGCGATGTGACACTTTCGTGCGAACGGGGGTGGAGGTCTCTCCCTATTATGACCCTATGATTGCCAAGCTCATTGTCAAAGGAGAGAGTCGAGAGGAAGCGATAGAGAAGCTCTCCCAAGCCCTTCAAGAGACCAAAGTGGAAGGAATCGTGACCAACTTGGACTACCTTCTTGGTGTCACCCAGTCGGAGACTTTTTTGAAAGGGGCGCAGAGCACGAGATTCTTGAATGATTTTGTCGTGGAGGGGAGGGGGATTGATATCCTCTCTCCGGGAGCCCAAACGAGTGTACAAGATTATCCGGGTCGTGAAGGGTATTGGGATGTGGGAGTGCCTCCCTCGGGGGCTTTTGATTCTTTGAGTTTTCGCTACGCCAATGCGCTGGTAGGGAATCATCTAGAGGCGGCAGGCTTGGAGATGGTGATGAGCGGGCCAACACTACGATTCAACCAAGAGGCGATCATAGCGCTATGCGGAGCGGAGATTCAAGCCGAGCTTGAGGGGCAGATCGTGCCGATGAATAAGGCCATGTTGATTCCCAAAGGAGCCACGCTCAAGCTCAAAAAAATCCAAGGCGCAGGGCTGCGTGCCTATTTGGCAATTCGCGGGGGGATTGATGTGCCTCTCTATCTAGGGAGTCGTTCCACCTTCACCTTGGGGCGTTTTGGAGGCCATGCGGGAAGGAATCTTGTCGCAGGAGATCGGCTCAAGGTGGCTAGCATGATGCAGGGGGAGGCGAGGTTTGAGGTTTGTGCTCCCATGCGCCCTTGGGGCGAACTCTGGGAGATTGGCGTGCTCTATGGTCCTCATGGGGCGCCTGATTTTTTCACCAATAAAGATATAGAGCGATTCTTTGAGGCGGAGTGGGAGGTGCATTTCAATTCCAACCGCACAGGTGTGCGCCTCATTGGCCCTAAGCCTGATTGGGCGAGGAGAGATGGGGGCGAGGCGGGCTTGCATCCCTCTAATATTCACGACAATGCCTACGCCATTGGGGCGGTCGATTTCACGGGGGATATGCCTGTGATTTTGGGGCCTGATGGGCCAAGCCTTGGAGGGTTTGTCTGCCCTGTGAGTGTGGTGAGTGCGGAGTGGTGGAAGATTGGACAGCTCAAAGCAGGGGATAGAGTGAGATTCATCCCTATTGCCCATGAGGATGCCCTAGCGATGCTTGATGCGCAAGAGGAGGCGATCCAAAATCTCGCTCCTTATGATGAGCGCCCCTTTTTGAGGGCTCTTGCGCCCACCACGCCTAGACTCTATGAGGAGGAGGGCGAAGGGGAGCTCCCTGCGCTTGTGGTGCGCCAAAGCGGAGACGCCTATCTTTTGGTGGAGTATGGAGAGATGACGCTGGATATTGCGCGGAGATTTCGTGTGCATCTGCTCATGGAGGCGCTCCAAAAGAGTCAGATTCAAGGAATCATCGATATCACTCCGGGAATTCGCTCGCTCCAAATTCACTTCAATCCCAAAATCTGCGACCGAGGAGAGCTCATTGAGCGGCTCAAGAGGATTGAGCGCAATCTCCCCTCAGCTGATGAGATGGAAGTCCCCTCTCGAACGCTCTATCTGCCGCTCTCATGGGATGACCCTGCCACTAAAGCAGCGATAGAGAAGTATATGACCACCGTGCGACCCGATGCGCCTTGGTGTCCGAGCAATATTGAATTTATTCGCCGAATCAATGGACTATCGAGTATAGAAGAGGTGAAGCGAATCGTCTTTGAGGCGAGCTATCTTGTGATGGGCTTAGGAGATGTCTATTTGGGCGCTCCTGTGGCGACTCCGCTAGACCCTAGGCATCGACTCATCACCACCAAGTACAATCCAGCGCGCACTTGGACACCCGAAAATGCCGTGGGAATCGGGGGAGCGTATATGTGCGTCTATGGGATGGAGGGGCCGGGGGGCTATCAGTTTGTTGGGCGAACAGTGCAAATGTGGAATCGCTACCCTAAAGAGGGTGATTTTGTCGAGGGCAAACCTTGGCTTTTGCGCTTTTTTGATCAGATTCGATTCTATGAGGTGAGCGCTGAGGAGCTTTTGCGTTTGAGGGAGGAGTTTCCTAGGGGGCGCGTGAAGCTTAGAGTTGAGGAGGGGAGTTTTAGCCTTAGGGCGTATCAAGCGTTTTTGTGTGAACATCAAAGCTCCATCGAGGCATTCAAGCGCACCCAGCAGAGCGCCTTTGAAGAGGAGCGGCTCATGTGGGAGCGCACGGGCTTGGCTAATTTCAACGCCCAAGGAGAGGCGCTGGAGTCAGAGAGTCAAGAATCGCTAGATCTTCCTCAAGGGGTTGTCCAAGTGGAATCCCCATTGCAGGGGAATCTATGGAAGATTCTTGTCCAAGAGGGCGAGAGGGTGAGCGAGGGGCAGGTGGTGATGATCTCTGAATCAATGAAGATGGAGATTCCTATCGAGGCGAGCGAGAGTGGCACAGTGGTCAAAGTGCTTGTGAAAGAGGGAGAGAATCTCCATGCAGGCAAGGGGCTTTTGCTCCTTGAAGTTGAGAATTCAAAGGCATAA
- a CDS encoding urea amidolyase associated protein UAAP2 gives MREAKNAIHQERVAAGIPWYRVVKKGEVIRIIDLLGCQAVDTLFYNAHNHEERYSAPDTIREQGSIFITKGTKLYSSEGNVMLEVLEDTCGNHDTLGGHCSAESNTVRFGHDKKYMHSCRDNYLFAIGELEMNPRDLTNNINFFMNVPVEENGHLAIVDGISKAGDYVEMEAKMDTLVLISNCPQLNNPCNGFNPTPIEILIWEA, from the coding sequence ATGAGAGAAGCCAAAAACGCAATCCATCAAGAGAGAGTTGCCGCGGGGATTCCTTGGTATCGAGTGGTCAAAAAAGGAGAGGTGATTCGCATCATTGATCTTTTGGGATGTCAAGCAGTGGATACGCTTTTTTATAATGCGCACAATCACGAAGAGCGCTATAGTGCGCCTGATACGATTAGAGAGCAGGGAAGTATCTTTATCACCAAGGGAACGAAGCTCTACTCTAGCGAAGGAAATGTGATGCTGGAGGTACTGGAGGATACCTGCGGGAATCATGACACCTTGGGAGGTCACTGTAGCGCTGAGAGCAACACAGTGCGCTTTGGACATGACAAAAAATATATGCACAGCTGCCGTGATAACTATCTCTTTGCCATAGGCGAGCTAGAGATGAATCCTAGGGATTTGACCAATAATATTAACTTTTTCATGAATGTGCCCGTAGAGGAGAATGGCCACCTTGCGATCGTGGATGGCATCTCCAAGGCGGGCGATTATGTTGAGATGGAGGCCAAAATGGACACGCTAGTGCTCATCTCCAACTGCCCCCAGCTCAACAACCCTTGCAATGGCTTCAATCCAACTCCTATTGAGATTCTCATCTGGGAGGCTTGA
- a CDS encoding ABC transporter ATP-binding protein, producing MSLITLKNLWKSYGDHVILENLSLEIKEGEFCTLVGPSGCGKSTFLRMLLGQESPTRGLFLFEGAPFPQEPSPERGIVFQRYSVFPHLNVLENVMLGIELKESPFLGRLFGAKRREAKARALEMLEAVGLSDSAQKYPSELSGGMQQRLSIAQSLIKHPKLLLLDEPFGALDPGIRADMHELILKLWKKNSLTIVMVTHDLHEGFYLGTRLLVFGKVRQDPHAPHAFGSCITYDIPVNRDKKEKK from the coding sequence GTGAGTCTCATCACCCTTAAAAATCTTTGGAAGAGCTATGGCGATCATGTGATTTTGGAGAATCTCTCTCTTGAAATCAAAGAGGGCGAATTTTGCACGCTTGTGGGGCCTTCTGGTTGTGGAAAGAGCACCTTTTTGAGGATGCTTTTGGGGCAGGAGAGTCCTACGAGGGGGCTTTTTCTCTTTGAGGGCGCGCCTTTTCCTCAAGAGCCAAGTCCTGAGCGAGGAATCGTCTTTCAGCGCTACTCAGTTTTCCCCCATCTCAATGTCCTAGAGAATGTGATGTTGGGAATCGAGCTCAAAGAATCGCCCTTTTTAGGGAGGCTTTTTGGCGCTAAAAGGAGGGAGGCTAAGGCACGCGCTTTGGAGATGTTAGAGGCGGTGGGCTTGAGCGATTCGGCACAGAAGTATCCTAGCGAGCTCTCTGGTGGGATGCAGCAGCGTCTCTCTATTGCTCAATCGCTGATTAAGCACCCCAAATTGTTGCTTTTGGATGAGCCTTTTGGGGCGCTTGATCCCGGAATTAGAGCGGATATGCATGAGTTAATCTTGAAACTTTGGAAGAAAAACTCTCTCACTATCGTGATGGTGACGCATGATTTGCATGAGGGATTTTATCTGGGGACGAGGCTTTTGGTGTTTGGCAAAGTGCGCCAAGACCCGCATGCACCGCATGCTTTTGGCTCTTGCATCACCTATGATATTCCTGTGAATAGGGACAAAAAGGAGAAGAAATGA